acaaaaccaaaagacaactgacagaatgggagaagatatttgcaaacgacatatcagataaagcactagtgtccaaaatctataaagaacttagcaatctcaacacccaaataacaaataatccaatcaagaaatgggcagaggacatgaacagacatttctgcaaagaagacatccagatggccaacagacacatgaaaaagtgctccatatcactcggcatcagggaaatacaaatcaaaaccacaatgagatatcacctcacaccagtcagaatggctaaaattaacaagccaggaaatgacagatgctggtgaggatgctggagaaaggggaaccctcctacactgttggtgggaatgcaagctggtgcagccactctggaaaacagcatggaggttcctcaaaatgttgaaaatagaactgccctatgacctagcaattgcactactgggtatttaccctaaagatacaaacgtggtgatccgaaggggcacgtgcacccgaatgtttatagcagcaatgtccacaatagccaaactatggaaagaacctagatgtccatcaacagatgaatggatcaagaagatgtggtatatatacacaatggaatactatgcagccatcaaaagaaatgaaatcttgccatttgcgacaacatggatggaactagagcatatcatgcttagcgaaataagtcaagcagagaaagacaactatcatatgatctccctgatatgaggaagtggtgatgcaacatgggggcttaagtgggtaggagaagaatcaatgaaacaagatgggattgggagggagacaaaccataagtgactcttaatctcacaaaacaaactgagggttgctgggggtaggggtgttgggagaaggggagtggggttatggacattggggagggtatgtgctttggtgagtgctgtgaagtgtgtaaacctggcgactcacagacctgtacccctggggataaaaatatatgttataaaaaataaaaaataaagtcaaattaaaaaaaaaatgcatctgtgGAATCCCCAAAAGTTTACTTAACTCTAAAAGATAGATTTCATAACAAAATTCACAAGTCAGTATTGCTAGAAATATAATTGTGAAGTACTTGAAATGAGCACAATGAAACAATGACAtgtacacacaaaacagatcatGATCTCTCATAGTAAGATGGCTTAATTACAAAATCCAGAAGATATCCATACtatgatattattttaatttaaataaaaatatttcattggaaaaacattaaaatgcatgAATTCTAAAAATAGAACTTGTACCAGTCACATACTgtcactaacacacacacacacaataaataaataacagaagttACTTAAATATTAACAAGGAAATATCTATCATGAATAAATACctgtttctaaaaaaatatttgggcaATAAATGAAAATTGCAAACATATtaggaagaaattttaatttctaattttaattagaaattttaaaaagcacagaatgAACTAATGGAAATGGCCTACGCCATGTTTACAAAGATATATAGTGCTTTAAGTGCCTTAATTATTTAACgactaagaatgaaaataatataaaaagccTTAATCCAAAACCTGAAAAACGggagataaaaatagagaggTAATCACTTTAAAATATGCATCACTGATGATTATACACTTGAATTGGAAAATCTAAATACATTTAACAAGAGAGTGCAGTTACATTTTACCTGGAAATGGAGTCATGTGTGAAACATGAACTTTGATTTCAGTCATGAGGCTTCAAAGACAATATCGACATGCTGTCGTGTGTCCAGACGACCGTACACAAGAAGACAGAGTGTCTGAAATTCAGGTCCTGTAGGTAATGGGTAAAGTCCTAATTGTCATAATCACCTCAAACATCTGTGAGCCAAGGTTATCAGGTATGACACGAGAGACTTAAAGTGTGAAAACTATAGAAAAGCAAGTGTCTCCTGCAACAAGGGGAAAGAAACAGGTTCCGGGTCAGCACAGGATGGGTTCCCTGGGAGGTACTCTGGAACGACCCTCTGTACAGGGGACATGTGGGACAAGATGGCCATCAGAGTCATTGGGTAGCTCCCTCTCCTTAACGAATTTAGTTTGGAATGCCATGGAGACCTCTCCTCCAGCTTGCTTATGGGGACTGGATGGtggattattttttccactcATTTATGGTACGTATCTTCTATGTTACAGAACAAGTGGTTCAGAGGGGTAGTCAGAAAAAGCACCTAGAAATACCCCAAACCTCTGTTAATATGAGCTTCCGCTCTATGCCGCTGTACATTTTACATGTGCTTTCTTTCATCTTATCCATTAGATACAAACAAAATCCCTgggaattagaaaaggaaaattatactatctttattttccatattataaCATTCAGATTCAGAGAACAATTGTGACTTTCTTAACGTCATGGCTTAACCAGTGTTGGGCTGAAACCTAATTCCTAGTGCAGTAAATGATTTCCCCATCATGTCATGCCCCAACGTCTAAGCCAGCTTCAGACTCGAGCACCTCCTCTTAAGCTGGACATAACCTTAAACAAAGAGAACCATCAGAGCTTTGGGACAAAcaagccaaagacagagcaaGAGATAAAGGTTTTTTAGAGACTTTTGAGAACTATAAGTCATGAAGAGGAGAGCTAACCTCTAGGGACTGACGCTGTGCTATCTCCTTGGATCTTTGCAAGAGCCTTGAGAGGAACGTATTACCATGTCTGCTTTAATAAGAGAACATTTATACCCTGAAATATCAAACAAGTTGTCTAAGGGAACACACTTATATGGACAGATATTATCAGAAACTGTTATGGACTAAACATGTAGCGACACATTTGGCCCAAATGTGTGTGAAAACGTTCTGATTATAAAGTCTTAAGAGAAACCCCAGTCTTCCCAATCATTTTCCGAATAGCCAGCTGTACATCTTTGTTCCTAAGGCTGTATACCATAGGGTTCAACAGTGGGGTAATGATAGTATAGGTCACTGTCACCAGCCTGTCTTTGCCTGATGAATATTTGGCTGAGGGCCGAAGATAGACAGAGGAAGCACATCCGTAGTGGACAATGACCACAATAAGATGGGAGgcacaggtggagaaggctttCCGTTTGCCCTCAGCAGATGGGATCTTCAGGATGGTATGGACAATGAAGCCATAAGAAATACAGATGAAGATCAAGGGTACAAGAAGCACCAAGACTCCGCAGATGAAGATGACCAGCTCATGGATGTAGGTTTCAGCGCAAGCAAGACGGATAACTGGTGAGATGTCACAAAAGTAGTGGTTGACTTTGTTGGGGCCACAGAAAGGGAGGCTGAAGACCAAAGTCGTTCCTACCAGAGATATTAGGAAGCCACTAACAATACAGCTTGCTGCCAGCTGTCCACACACCCTCCAGTTCATGAGAACGGGGTAGCGCAAAGGCTGGCAGATGGCAGTGTAGCGGTCATAACCCATAACTCCCAGAAGCAGGCAATTGGTGACAGCAAAGCCGAGGAAAAAGAACATCTGTGTGGCACAGCCCGTGAAGGAGAGTGTCCTGAGGACAGAGAGCAGGTTGATAAGCATCTTGGGCAGGATAACAATTGTGTAGAAGACTTCAGAGGTtgaaaggacacagagaaaaaagtACATGGGTGTGTGAAGGCTGCGGTCCAGGTGGATGACAGAGATGATGGTGAAGTTTCCACTCAGGATGATCAaatagaggcagagaaaaagcacaaagagAACAGGCTGCAGGTCACCAAAGCTAGAGAAACCCAGCAGTAGGAACTCAGTGACCTGGGAAGAATTGGCCATGGAGAAGATGCTGCAGAACAAAGTCAGTGTGATCAGGTCCAGGGACCCCTGGGATGGAGGAATCAGAAAGACTTACCCTTCATAATAAAACCAATGCCACTCTGGTGTGAatgggaaataaagagaaaaaaagcattataGATTAACCAAAAGTTATCCTAAATCAATATGTATCCACAGTGCTGTTTCTCTGCCGATGATTTTATCAGTGAGTCTGGGATTTGTGTTCACATGAAGGCACAGTATTTGTTGACATAAAACCAGTCCTTTCATCCCCCCCACTCCACTCTTGCAGACTTATGTTCTCTCCATTTAATTCTTTGGTAACctaaatttcaaaagaaacctTATGTTAATTATGATTTTCCATGATCATAGTTTTATCCATATTGCTGATACATATATTCCATAAGCAATAGCACCAGTGTCCGAGGGTATGCTTCTTACCTGCTTTTAATACATTCGTCATCTAGAGAAACATCCTTGATCTGTCTTTATGCCGCTGGCTTCTGAAGAGTACAGCTCCTTTTCTTTACTGACCATTGACCCCATTTCCATGCAGTCGTTCATGAAAGGTTAATTTGGCTTAGAACTACTCCCTCTGTCTTAGAACTAGTTTGATGATTCCCCTTCCCACCCTTGTAGGACAGTAAGCCTGATTTCTCTTTCAGAAAACCCATGGCTGGAAGAATTTAGTTTTGATTCCACATTAGCTGGTTGCCCATTGGGTTTCATGTCTTATCCTTGATACACTCGACTTGGAGACTCAACAGACCGTCTTTCCCAGGATCCATCTCTGAATTGCTGAGTAGTCAGGCTCAGATAATTTCCCTAATGTTTCTGGTAAGTTATTGTTTCTAGTGatagattatatgtattttaatcaaGATCATTCTTGTTCTCTTCCAACCCTTCTCCAGATCTATTCCTTCACAAGGATTCTGTGTCTCAGTAAACAGATCCAAAATCCTCTCCATCACGTAAATTCCGGAGACATCTTTAAACACGTGATTTTTCTCATCCTCACATGCAATCTATTTTTGATCTGCAATACTTTTAggatcatttcttcttttctgtaaattaGTTCTTGTCTGGGCATGACTGACAGACCTGCTGGATTATATTTTGTTCTACTCTAAGCCATCCTCCTTTGTGCCCTCAGAGCTGTCTTGTTACAGGACAAATCTTAACTCTGTTAACAAACCTAAATGACCCTTAACTATCTGCAAACTTAAATCAATCATACTCTGTGTCTCgtattttttcccaaatgcaaTAATACCCCTATTACCCCTAtgcaataataattaaaaaaaaaaaaaactgaaatcttgacatttgcaatgatgtggatggaactagagggtattaccctaagtgacataagtcaatcatgggaagacaattatcatatactctctctgatatgaggaatttgagaggcagggtgggggtggggggaagggagagaaaaatgaagcaagatgtgACCTGGGGGTAaacgaaccataagagactcataatttCAGGAAACCAACTGAAGGTTGCTAGAcgggaggtggtgggagggatagggaggCTGgttgtggacactggggagggtatgagctacACTGctatgaactgtgtaagactgaggattcacagacctgtacccctgaaacaaataatacattatatgtgaatttaaaaaaagaaagaaaataaataaaagtcaaaataccagtttaaaaaaaaattactgctctCTGACCATCAAGTGGTTTCCTCCTGAACTAACTAAACTTGTAAATTTCCATTTGAATAGTTAGTCTTAAAGACCTATGCAAATAACAAAGCTTCTATCATCATTTGCTCTTTTGCTTAGTCAAAggtgtagaaaattttaaaatgggactaAAATCAGgagctttctcttctattttggtATCATTGAATTGCCCATCCGTGGACTTTATGAGTAAGAAACACACACCAAGGTCTTGACCGGGAACAGTCTCCCCTGGGCCTCTTCCTGAGATGCCATCTTCAACTTTCCGGTATCCCAGTCTTCATCCTTTGAGTTTGCTCTTTCATAGGACCATCTCCAGAAAGAGCAGTGACCTGTCACCCAGGGAGGGTTGGGGTTtgtgtggaaagaaagaaaggccatgTTACTGGGTGACCATGTTGTGACCCTCCCCCACTGCACTCACAAGACATCACCTACTTTCTCAGAGTCATTCTTGGAATCTATGcaagaattaaaatttgaaaaaaaattccttattaaaacagacaaacaaacaaacatactgTCTCTCCTTAACCTGGCTGAGGATGTTGcataaaatatttggtgaatagaAGAGCTTGGAAGGGAAGAATCTACAGATTCAGAGAAAAGCTTTGGGAAAATAAGGGcaggggagaaaataaataaaattgtgtaacTCAATGGTCTTCTTAACAAGTGGAAAAGTGAATTGATTTCTCATTACCTTGCTCAATGACTTCATGTGGAGGCGAAGCCAGTTCCTTAAGCTGGTTAAAAAGACAGCTAATTCTTCACCCCCAATTCCCTTTACAACTTTCTCCTCTAAATCTTCATCacacagaaattaaattaaatacttagagttttcttttttttaagtatattttaaaatatactcagagacagagagagggagcgagtacaagcaggggaagcggcagaagaagaagcagtctctccactgagcaaagagcctgatgcagactcTATCCCAAAACCCctagatcacgacctgagctgaaagcagacctttaaccaactgagccacacaggcatccctgaaatacttagagttttctatatatgcTGTTGATTTTCAAGACTTCATGCTGAGAAAATGTGTGTGCAAGAGATAGAGACAgatacagaagacagaattagggAGAacgagacagaaagggagagagagagaaggatagaaagagagagagggagagagaatgagacagagagaaagtagagGCCTCTCTACTCTCTTGCCTTCATCTAGGGCCCTCccattgttcacatttttttaaagacaccagTTGTTGAACTTTCTCTAATCTGTACAGGGGGAGTTTGTTGTTTGTACTATATGTAACATTTAGTGAATTTCAAgattgttttctgtgtctttatcAAAATACTCAACCTGCTGTGTACAAATTATTTCTTCCAGTAGACTGGAAAACCTCAGGAACAAAGACCATACCTTAGTCTCTATGAAAACTTACCCAATGTTTAAATTAATAAGAT
The window above is part of the Mustela erminea isolate mMusErm1 chromosome 17, mMusErm1.Pri, whole genome shotgun sequence genome. Proteins encoded here:
- the LOC116575816 gene encoding olfactory receptor 10R2-like: MANSSQVTEFLLLGFSSFGDLQPVLFVLFLCLYLIILSGNFTIISVIHLDRSLHTPMYFFLCVLSTSEVFYTIVILPKMLINLLSVLRTLSFTGCATQMFFFLGFAVTNCLLLGVMGYDRYTAICQPLRYPVLMNWRVCGQLAASCIVSGFLISLVGTTLVFSLPFCGPNKVNHYFCDISPVIRLACAETYIHELVIFICGVLVLLVPLIFICISYGFIVHTILKIPSAEGKRKAFSTCASHLIVVIVHYGCASSVYLRPSAKYSSGKDRLVTVTYTIITPLLNPMVYSLRNKDVQLAIRKMIGKTGVSLKTL